The Cronobacter sakazakii genome has a window encoding:
- a CDS encoding non-oxidative hydroxyarylic acid decarboxylases subunit B, with the protein MRLIVGMTGATGAPLGVALLQALKAMPEVETHLVMSKWAKTTIELETPFSWQDVAGLADVVHSPADQAATISSGSFRTDGMVIIPCSMKTLAGIRAGYADGLVGRAADVVLKENRKLVLVPRETPLSTIHLENLLALSKMGVAIVPPMPAWYNHPATIDDIINHIVARVLDHFGLDARNARRWQGLNPAKTADTHSSRGGNTHGV; encoded by the coding sequence ATGAGGCTAATTGTCGGAATGACGGGCGCAACCGGCGCGCCGCTTGGGGTCGCGCTGTTGCAGGCGCTGAAAGCGATGCCCGAGGTGGAAACCCATCTGGTGATGTCAAAGTGGGCGAAAACCACGATTGAACTGGAAACGCCGTTCTCCTGGCAGGATGTCGCGGGGCTGGCGGATGTGGTGCACAGCCCGGCAGATCAGGCCGCGACGATCTCCTCAGGATCGTTTCGTACCGACGGCATGGTGATTATTCCGTGCAGCATGAAAACCCTGGCGGGCATCCGCGCGGGCTACGCCGACGGGCTGGTGGGCCGCGCCGCTGATGTGGTGCTGAAAGAGAACCGAAAACTGGTGCTGGTGCCACGCGAAACACCGCTTAGCACCATTCATCTGGAAAACCTGCTGGCGCTCTCGAAGATGGGCGTGGCCATCGTGCCGCCCATGCCCGCCTGGTACAACCATCCCGCGACGATCGACGACATCATCAACCATATCGTCGCCCGCGTACTCGATCATTTCGGGCTCGATGCCCGCAACGCCCGCCGCTGGCAGGGGCTAAATCCTGCGAAAACAGCCGACACCCATTCATCACGAGGAGGAAACACGCATGGCGTTTGA
- a CDS encoding LysR family transcriptional regulator, giving the protein MLNLSRLAMFVAVVDAKSFTGAAAALGQTKAVVSFNIRQLESELGVTLLLRSTRRLTLTDAGERLYQRSLVLLKDADALLDDVQASHDGFSGELRVTTTPEYATHVVGPALAAFSRAHPALRIRHFSSSQHADLISERVDVAIRLGTLQDSAYRAALISRFDIFPVASPAWLERHPISTPGALGDADWLVHTRLASPLRWELTGPHNETLWFEITRPPVIAADGAGALMTFALEGCGVALLPAWLVKTALEEGSLVRLLPAYRFPAQGVYAVYPDARHVSGKVRGFIDFLRAREAQATGK; this is encoded by the coding sequence ATGCTGAATTTATCGCGGCTGGCCATGTTTGTCGCCGTCGTGGACGCGAAAAGTTTTACCGGTGCCGCAGCGGCGCTCGGGCAGACCAAAGCCGTAGTCAGCTTTAATATCCGCCAGCTTGAAAGCGAACTCGGCGTGACACTGCTGCTGCGCTCGACGCGCCGCCTGACGCTGACCGACGCGGGCGAGCGGTTATACCAGCGCAGCCTGGTATTGCTGAAAGATGCTGATGCGTTGCTGGACGATGTTCAGGCAAGCCATGATGGGTTCAGCGGCGAGCTGCGTGTGACCACCACGCCGGAATATGCAACGCACGTGGTCGGCCCGGCGCTCGCCGCCTTCAGCCGCGCGCATCCGGCGCTGCGCATTCGCCATTTTTCGTCGTCGCAGCACGCCGATTTAATCTCAGAGCGGGTGGATGTCGCTATCCGGCTCGGCACGTTGCAGGATTCCGCCTACCGTGCGGCGCTGATTTCCCGTTTCGATATTTTCCCTGTCGCATCACCGGCGTGGCTTGAGCGCCACCCGATCTCAACGCCCGGGGCGCTCGGCGACGCGGACTGGCTGGTGCATACCCGGCTGGCGTCGCCACTGCGCTGGGAACTCACCGGCCCGCATAACGAGACGCTGTGGTTTGAGATTACGCGCCCGCCCGTGATTGCGGCCGACGGCGCAGGCGCGCTGATGACGTTCGCGCTGGAGGGCTGCGGCGTGGCGCTGCTGCCCGCGTGGCTGGTTAAAACCGCGCTGGAAGAGGGAAGCCTGGTGCGGCTGCTCCCTGCGTATCGCTTTCCGGCGCAGGGTGTTTATGCGGTCTATCCCGACGCGCGCCACGTTTCCGGCAAAGTGCGGGGGTTTATCGATTTTCTGCGCGCCCGCGAAGCGCAGGCAACTGGCAAATAG
- a CDS encoding non-oxidative hydroxyarylic acid decarboxylases subunit C — MAFDDLRSFLQALEEQGQLLRISEEVQAEPDIAAAANATGRIGEGAPALWFDNIRGFTDARVAMNTIGSWPNHAISLGLPPATPVKQQIEEFIRRWDTFPVAPERRDNPPWAENSVDGDDINLFDILPLFRLNDGDGGFYLDKACVVSRDPLDPEHFGKQNVGIYRMEVKGKRKLGLQPVPMHDIALHLHKAEERGEDLPVAITLGNDPIITLMGATPLKYDQSEYEMAGALRESPYPIATAPLTGFDVPWGSEVILEGVIEGRKREIEGPFGEFTGHYSGGRNMTVVRIDKVSYRTKPIFESLYLGMPWTEIDYLIGPATCVPLYQQLKAEFPEVQAVNAMYTHGLLAIISTKKRYGGFARAVGLRAMTTPHGLGYVKMVIMVDEDVDPFDLPQVMWALSSKVNPAGDLVQLPNMSVLELDPGSSPAGITDKLIIDATTPVAPDNRGHYSQPVKDLPETAQWVEKLTAMLANRKK; from the coding sequence ATGGCGTTTGACGATCTGCGCAGCTTTTTGCAGGCGCTTGAAGAGCAGGGGCAACTGCTAAGGATCAGCGAAGAGGTGCAGGCGGAGCCGGATATCGCGGCGGCCGCCAACGCGACCGGACGCATCGGCGAAGGCGCGCCCGCGCTCTGGTTTGACAATATCCGCGGCTTTACTGACGCGCGGGTGGCGATGAACACCATTGGTTCATGGCCGAACCACGCGATCTCGCTCGGTCTGCCGCCTGCCACACCGGTAAAGCAGCAGATAGAAGAATTTATTCGCCGCTGGGATACCTTCCCGGTCGCGCCGGAACGCCGCGATAATCCGCCGTGGGCGGAAAACAGCGTCGACGGTGATGACATTAACCTGTTCGACATTCTGCCGCTGTTTCGCTTAAACGACGGCGATGGCGGGTTCTACCTCGATAAAGCGTGTGTGGTCTCGCGCGATCCGCTCGATCCCGAACACTTCGGCAAGCAGAACGTCGGTATCTACCGGATGGAAGTGAAAGGCAAGCGTAAGCTCGGGCTGCAACCGGTGCCGATGCATGATATCGCGCTGCATCTGCATAAGGCCGAAGAGCGTGGCGAGGATTTGCCGGTTGCGATTACGCTTGGCAACGATCCGATCATCACGCTGATGGGCGCCACGCCGCTGAAATACGATCAGTCTGAGTATGAAATGGCGGGCGCGCTGCGCGAAAGCCCGTACCCGATCGCCACCGCGCCGCTCACCGGTTTTGACGTGCCGTGGGGGTCGGAGGTGATCCTCGAAGGGGTGATTGAAGGGCGCAAGCGCGAAATAGAAGGGCCGTTCGGCGAGTTTACCGGTCACTACTCCGGCGGGCGTAACATGACCGTGGTGCGTATCGATAAAGTCTCTTATCGCACCAAACCGATTTTCGAATCGCTCTATCTCGGCATGCCGTGGACCGAAATCGACTACCTGATTGGCCCGGCGACCTGCGTGCCGCTTTACCAGCAGCTTAAAGCGGAGTTCCCGGAAGTGCAGGCGGTGAACGCGATGTATACCCACGGGCTGCTCGCGATTATCTCCACCAAAAAACGCTACGGCGGTTTCGCCCGCGCGGTGGGCCTGCGTGCGATGACCACGCCGCACGGGCTTGGCTACGTGAAGATGGTGATTATGGTGGATGAGGATGTCGATCCGTTCGATCTGCCGCAGGTGATGTGGGCGCTGTCGTCAAAAGTGAACCCGGCGGGCGATCTGGTGCAGTTGCCGAATATGTCGGTGCTGGAGCTTGATCCTGGCTCAAGCCCAGCGGGGATTACCGACAAGCTGATTATCGACGCCACGACGCCGGTTGCGCCGGATAACCGCGGGCATTACAGCCAGCCGGTGAAAGACCTGCCGGAAACCGCGCAGTGGGTAGAGAAGCTGACCGCCATGCTGGCTAACCGTAAAAAATAA
- a CDS encoding MarR family winged helix-turn-helix transcriptional regulator: MAVKQQAFHLLRQLFQQHTAQWQLALPELTKPQYAVLRSIAENPGIEQVALTEAAVSTKATLAEMLSRMESRGLVRRESAPEDKRRRFIYLTPEGEALLHASIPKGDAVDEAFLGKLNAEERALFAALITRMIDKP, from the coding sequence ATGGCCGTAAAACAACAAGCCTTTCATCTGTTACGCCAGCTTTTTCAGCAGCATACGGCGCAGTGGCAGCTGGCGCTGCCTGAGCTGACCAAGCCGCAATACGCGGTGCTGCGATCGATAGCCGAAAACCCCGGCATCGAACAGGTGGCGCTGACCGAGGCCGCCGTCAGCACCAAAGCGACGCTTGCCGAAATGCTGAGCCGGATGGAGAGCCGCGGGCTGGTGCGCCGTGAAAGCGCGCCGGAGGATAAGCGCCGCCGGTTTATTTACCTCACACCAGAAGGCGAGGCGCTTTTGCACGCCAGTATTCCGAAGGGCGACGCCGTGGATGAGGCGTTTTTAGGCAAGCTGAACGCCGAAGAGCGGGCGCTGTTCGCAGCACTCATCACGCGGATGATAGACAAACCGTAA